The Catenulispora sp. MAP5-51 genome contains a region encoding:
- a CDS encoding integrase core domain-containing protein, protein TPARQPRSNCWAERWIRGARYDCTDNVLLFSQAHARKVLAAYENHFNEHRPHQARHQTPPDADIAEVIPIEGEIHRRTVPATTIHEYHRAA, encoded by the coding sequence ACCCCCGCACGCCAGCCCAGGTCGAATTGCTGGGCCGAGCGGTGGATCCGCGGAGCACGGTACGACTGCACCGACAACGTCCTGCTGTTCAGCCAAGCCCACGCCCGCAAAGTCCTCGCAGCCTACGAAAACCACTTCAACGAGCACCGGCCCCACCAAGCCCGGCACCAGACACCTCCTGACGCCGACATCGCGGAAGTCATCCCGATCGAAGGCGAGATCCACCGCCGAACAGTCCCCGCCACTACCATCCACGAGTACCACCGGGCCGCCTGA